The following proteins come from a genomic window of Maribacter sp. HTCC2170:
- a CDS encoding multiheme c-type cytochrome: MVFIVYNCKNPVEESDYFNPSEVATHFSGKHFVGSDTCIECHSEIYSTHLETAHFNTSAIADTSNVLGSFKTGSNLLDLKDVSFEMKIKEDSLFQHTKIKNRSLATFPSKFDIVIGSGVKGQSYLTWDNNELYQLHVSYYTPTDDWVNSPSFPTYHYTRPIGDACLKCHMTFANNNNSKKHNTYNREKMVYGIDCERCHRPSKKHVVYHRANPEAKEAKYMLKIKDLSRQQRLDACAQCHSGLRRELIKGTPFSFLTGENLNEYSRNYETKVSNDKLDVHGNQYGLLTSSECFKQSENMDCTTCHDPHKNQRNNSAYFNSKCISCHNMNSTLCSEQEEENLKMNNNCIACHMPTKASKAMMVQLNKDSLETSFYVRTHLIGKYSEDQLK, encoded by the coding sequence ATGGTTTTTATTGTCTATAACTGTAAGAACCCTGTAGAAGAGTCAGATTATTTTAATCCCTCGGAAGTAGCAACTCATTTTAGCGGGAAACATTTTGTGGGCTCAGATACCTGTATAGAATGCCATTCAGAAATTTATAGCACTCATTTAGAAACTGCTCATTTTAATACTTCTGCAATTGCTGATACCAGTAATGTCTTAGGAAGTTTTAAGACTGGGTCAAACTTATTGGACCTCAAAGACGTTTCTTTTGAGATGAAAATAAAAGAAGACAGTTTATTTCAGCATACGAAAATCAAAAATAGGAGTTTAGCTACTTTTCCTTCCAAATTTGATATTGTAATTGGTTCTGGAGTAAAAGGGCAGTCATACCTGACTTGGGATAACAACGAGCTCTACCAATTACATGTTTCTTACTACACACCTACCGATGATTGGGTTAACAGTCCTAGTTTTCCAACATATCATTATACAAGACCAATAGGAGATGCGTGTTTAAAATGTCATATGACCTTTGCAAACAATAATAATTCTAAAAAACATAATACATATAATAGGGAAAAGATGGTTTATGGTATTGATTGTGAACGATGTCATAGACCTAGTAAAAAACATGTCGTCTATCATAGAGCCAATCCAGAGGCAAAAGAAGCAAAATATATGCTTAAAATAAAGGACTTATCAAGACAACAGCGTTTAGATGCATGTGCACAATGTCACTCTGGTTTACGAAGAGAATTAATTAAGGGAACACCATTTTCTTTTCTTACAGGTGAAAATTTAAACGAATATTCCCGTAATTATGAAACTAAGGTTTCAAACGATAAGTTAGACGTGCACGGTAATCAATATGGATTATTGACAAGTAGTGAATGCTTTAAACAATCCGAAAACATGGATTGCACTACGTGTCACGACCCCCATAAAAATCAAAGAAATAATTCTGCCTATTTTAATTCTAAATGCATTAGTTGTCATAATATGAATAGCACATTATGCTCTGAACAAGAAGAGGAGAATCTCAAAATGAACAACAACTGTATTGCATGTCATATGCCTACAAAAGCCTCCAAGGCGATGATGGTTCAGTTGAATAAAGATAGTTTGGAGACTTCCTTTTATGTTCGAACACATTTGATAGGTAAATATTCAGAAGATCAATTAAAGTAA